The stretch of DNA AAGCTCACCAAGAGATATCTCAACAACCTTCCACACCACATAGAGCGACACTTTGCCGGCAAGCGCTTTCAAAAAGCTTTAGAAAAATGTAAGTGAACATTGACATTGGACATACAAAATTATTTAGATTTACTCTAATTTAGAATTTTTTGCTGTAATCTTCTCAAAATGGATTCCGTATTACATATTTTTATGCACAGATGATTCATCAGATGACCTTCCTGGTGAACCAGGTGTCAAGGATCCTTCCAAGACCGATACTATCGTGCAAGATATTTGGGTGCCGCCTGATGTTGAGTCTGACCATGATGAGGACTATGTTCCTGATCTGGAGGGATTTGAGGGAAGTGAAGATGAAAAGGGCGTGGCGGACGATATGGAAATGGAAAGTGATGGACTAGAAACTTCAGAAAGCAAAAAAGAGTTGAAAAGTGATACCAAATCGgttaaaaaagcaaacaagagAAAGACAATGGTGAGAAAAACACCTTTATGAAgcctagcctcctccgcaggcaactCTATGTGCAAAAAATGCTTTGAGTGAAAGAAAGCTCTTTGTTTGATGAGACGCACTTTTTAACAAAAGTGCATCATCAAACAAAAatctcatattctaccttacATATACACTCGTTTTGTGAAACACTCAAGGACTTACATGCTAAGCaattattttgtaataaattttAATGACATTAGTTGTTTTTCACAGAAATAGGGACACTTTCTTTTTAGCTAACAGACAGGTTTTATAGCACAAAGGTTCTATTTTTTGACAGACCCTGAAACTTGGGGTATTTCATGTAGTGGTTTGCATGAAAGTAGCTGTAATGTAAGTAATTTTCCTTGCTCCCAACTTGTCATTGCCATTGTGGAGGACCACTGTGCAGGACACCTTGAGTATTTACCCTTACAAACTGCTTGTAATggaaagcatttttttttttgtcagaatgAGTCTGAATCAACCAAGACAAAGAAACCAAAGAAAGCAAAAGATTCTGAGAAACGGACTCCAAAGAAAAAGAACACAACAAAACTCCCAAAGCGGAAAAGTCCCAAGAGACGGACGGACAAGAAATGCTGACATATTACGGAACATGGAGGCCCCATGCATAAGCCTCACAATTAGCATTAGAAACAGAAAGCGGCCGGAAATATCTCTGAGAATCCTGAGGTTTTTACTGCTATGTATTCCTGGAAATGTTAATTGATGTAGGATTTGTATATCTTTTGCCTCTGGAAGTTATAGTTGGGATGACAAAATTATAAGATTAAATTGTCTTCACTTAAAAAGAATATGATTTGAAAGAATTTGATTGTTTTAAACACGGATGGCTTTAGGAAGATAAACGCACCTCACTCGGCCGTTAAGAAAAAGGTCTTCTCCTATTAAAGAATATCTAATCCAGAAAGGAAatgaaagaagaagaaaaaagataaAGCCATAACAGGTACTGAATTGAACCTCCTCAGACCAGATGAaacgagagaaaaaaatagaccatacttccagacataaCGCTGAAACGCCGTAGACGGAGCGAAGCtaataaagctttacggctaggctggagatttcggccccaacaccgctatctagcgaactgtacaacaaaAAGGAACCTAAGGTACCCGTTTCGTTTTCTTATAATTCCAATTGTTGACGTATGAATCATTAGCGCGcatttgcttattgttttctcctaATTCCAATTGTTGACGTAAGGATCATTAGCGCGCATTTGCTTATCGTTTTCTTATAATTCCAATTGTTGACATATGGGTCATTAGCGCACATTTGCTTATCGTTTTCTCCTAATTCCAATTGTTGACGTATGGATCATTAGTGTGCATTTGCTTAtcgttttctcataattccaattgttGACGTATGGATCATTAGCGCGCATTTGCTTATCGTTTTCTTATAATTCCAATTGTTGACATATGGGTCATTAGCGCACATTTGCTTATCGTTTTCTCCTAATTCCAATTGTTGACGTATGGATCATTAGTGTGCATTTGCTTAtcgttttctcataattccaattgttGACGTATGAATCGTTAGCGCGcatttgcttattgttttctcgtGTTGTTGACGTACACAACTGACCCATACGTCAGTTGTTGACGTATGGATCATTAGCGcacattttcttattgttttctcataattccagtTTTTGACGTATGGATCATTAGCGCGCATtcgcttattgttttctcataattccaactGTTGACGTAAGGATCATTTGTGCGCATTTGTGTTTTCATAATTCCACTTGCTGGTTAGAACACCACGCGGGCCCTCTTGCGTGCATTGCTCAGTGTTCTCCGTGCCTAGTGTATTTATTGCGTTGCAAAGCGGGAATTTGCCTTTTCGCGCGTAAAGCGACATTAATTACCGTTTTCTCATAGCTCCAAGATTCGGATATTTCGCGGAAAATTCAATGCATGTTTCCAACATGATTATAGAAGTTGTGAGAACGCTAAGGTGATATTGTAAATATGAAATCATTAGAATAAGGGCAAATAATTTCTCACAACACAAGGCTCTGATGTGTAAAATAGGTTGTATTTAGAAACAACTTTGGTGTATTTACACTATGTACAAATGAGAACACAATCGTTGTAACGTATGGAAATGCAAAAATGTACAACTTGAAAATGGCATTACATGATATACAGTAAAATGAAGATTCGatttctacttttttttcagaacttcaactaataaaaaataaaatctaccTAAAATCAATAGAGAAACTGTACCAACAGCCCACATGGATGCAGGAGACAGACGTAGCCATTTATCACACATAGTGACGAGGCTCGATGACGTAATTTTACTGGTCGTCAAGGTGATAGGTCCTCATCATCGATCGCACTGCGTGCAAAGGATCCTGGATCTTATTTACATACTCCTGCCACATGGCCCAATCAGATTGGCGCTTTGCCTTATAAGGGGTCTTGAATGGCGTGTGCTTGTACGGCGTGACGAGAGGTGCTTTCTTGTACGGGGTGGAGGGTGGGGGATTCTGGCAGGGGGTCGAGGGGGGTACGGCCTTGTAGGGTGTCCCATGTGTCATCTTGGACTTGACTACGCTTCGTCTTGCCTCCCGTTTGTATTTCCGCTCAACCAGGCTGCTGATACTTCGGAATTTTTCGCAGATTTTCGGTTGGTTTATGATGTCCTAGGAttaataacaagaaataagtCAGTACATGATGGTAAAAAAAGAGGGGGCAATGGGGGTTTTCTTGTACCTGTACTATTGAATGGTCTCGTCGCCCTAACACAGTAATAAGGCAGCATGCTTTGGAGAAAAGCACATCCTTTTCGCGGAAAATCGTCATCAGCTCGACAAGTGTCGATAGCGAGTCGGGCTCTTCGTAAACCGCTCGGAAAGTGCTCGGAcactaaaataaaacaaagattGAAGTGTTAATCATTTAGATGTTGTACTATAAAGATTGATTGAAATTCATAATTGCTTTTTCGTATCTATCCAGTAGTTTGGCTGGTATATGCAGGCCTTTGAATGACATGCTTCGTCACCATAGTAATATCGATTGACAGGATGTAGTTACCTTGGCGACGTTGATCAAGATGGCGAGTGCGTATTTCACGATCTCCATCTGGGGCAGGCTACGGTTGGAGTTTCTGATGACCGTGAAGATGACGCGCAATGCATTCTCCCTGAGCAGCTGCTCACAGCATACGTAAGATAGGCGAGTCACAACCTCTGCAATACGGACACGGATGGAGATAAGTATAAAAATGAAAGATAGGTGAGGCCAAACCTCTGCTATACGGACATAGAACGGGATAAGCACAATGAACAATGAAAGATAGGCGGTTCCGAACCTCTGCAATACAGAAAGGGGATaagtataataaaaaaataaaagaagggCGAGGCACAACTTCTGCAATACGGACACAGACGGGATAAGTATAATAAACGATATAAGATTTTCGAGCCACAACCTCTGCAATACGGACAGAGAGAGGATAAGCATATAACAATGAAAGCATAAACAATAAAAGATAGGCGGTTCACAACTCTGGAATAGGCAAAGTGCGTTTGGATCTTTTCTCGGGACTCGAAGAAAAGCGAGTATTTTTCCTATACATCTACTTACCCAAGTTGACCAAAGTCTTGTAGATGGAGGAGAGATTCTTGCATGTGAGCAGATAATCCAACGCGGAACGAGTACGATTGCAAAGCTTCATGGACTCGGTCGCAGCCTCATTGGCTGCCTCGATGCGCTTGCGCGCTTTCTTGACCTTCAGGCTGGTCACGTGACGCCGTACTTGATAACCTCGCCAAAGAGCCTGTGGAAACAAACCAGaaatagataaaaacaaaacacagaCGTATTGTAGTGTGATGAGACATTTCTTCATCgtttcaaacatttttatgtCAAATTCATGATAAAAGTATAAAATGGTAATTACCTGGATTTTGAGAGCTGCGCTGTTCATGGTGGTCATTGCTTTCTTCGCAAGCCATGCCCGAGCAAGCGCCTGGATCCGAGTGGCAGCCCTGTGCTTGACATCGAGGCTACGCCGCGCAGCTTGCTGGAGTACAATGGCCGCagagcgcatgcgcagataGCGGTGTCGAGCCAGCGCACCTCGCCACCAGAACTAGGAAAATGTGTTAGAAATATCACAATCAATTATTCATGGTATAACTACAGATAATCTGTAGAGAGACTAGATGCTAGAACAAGCAAAACTTGATTTGTTGTGGTAAAGTGGTAATTACAGCGAGGACACAGAAAGTGGACCATGGTGAACAACTTTCACCAATCAAAATCGGCTTGAACACCGtaaacattttaaagaaaaagttcAGCCAATGGTAAACGCCGGACGTTATTTATTTGACCTCGTACGTGTAGTCGACAGTAGCCAGACCTTTTGTCGAGCGTGGGAACACCTGGGATTGAGCGTGGGAACACCTGTACTGATTGGctggactttttttttttcaaaatgtttacggTGCTCAAGCCGAATCTGATTGCTTAAAGTTGTTCAGCATGGCccgctttctgtgtcctcactgtaaATCAATGTATCCTTTCCTTCTTTCTTTCTTACCTGTATGGCAACAACAGAAGCAATTTCCTTCCTAGCGACTGCAAGTGCTCGGGCACGCCTATAGAACCGCTGGACTCGTATCGCGGACAAGTGGTGAAATACCGCTGCGCTGAATCTCAGGAGACACTGTCGGCGCACCTCCCTCATGCGCTACAAagagacaaataaaaaaaaatatcaccaCGCAGCTAGAGGTAACCAGTAGAAGCAAACGGTCAGGGTATAGTAAGGTCAAATACGGCGTCAAGCAAGTAAATGTTTACCAACCTCTACTcgtttcctagcaacaaaTCCTCTATAAAGCGATTGAATAATACGTGCCGCTCTATGTGACCTAGCCCCCAGGCGGGCACAGCGACCCCGGTATGCAGACTGAAGAACTACCGCTGCTCGCTTCATTGTGATGTAATCCCTGTGCTCCTTACGGCCTTGAAGCAGCGCACGCGCATGCTTTTGGAGAGTTACCGCTGCCTTGATTTGACGAACGTGTTGGCGAGATAGATAACCTCTGTAAAAACTCTGTGACAGgaaagaaattttcatttgagCAAGCGGTTTAAAAGAAGGGTGAAGTtgcaaaatgaaaataatgaataaaaaaatgttgtaaaaacaacaacaaaaaaaaacagaaaacactTATTACCTGAATGGTGACGGAAGCTCTTCGCAACATGTTGTACTTCAGACGACAGCTCGCGCCGTCACGGTAGGCATGGTAACGGGTTTGAATGACAGCCGCCGCCTGTTTCATCACCACGAACCTCCTCCTCGCCTGATATGCCCTGACATGACTCTGCAACACTACCGCTGACTTGCAAATCTCACTGTACTGCAGTCGCTGTTGATGACCTCTCCACGTGGACTGAAGGGTTATGGCCGCTGCGCGCGTCTCGGTGTAATTTTCCCGCGCTTTCCTCATCGCGAGTTGAGCGCGAAATCGAGTCTGGATCACACTGGTTGAGCTTTTTAACAGAGTGTACTTCCGCTGAGCTAGGTTGCCGCGGGCTCGTGCTTGCATAGTGATCACCGCTCGTCGGAGTGTCTCGTAATTCCGTCTAGCCGTCGCCCCGCGAAGGTAAGCTTGTATCTTAATCACAGCGCGTAATTTTTGTAAGTGTTTTCTTGCGCTGTATCCCCGGTACGCAGCCTGTAGAGTGATGATGGCACCCCTTATGAAGTGGAAGTTTAGCACGTGGATCTGAGTCAACTTGTAGCCACGGTAAACCTGCTGTATTTTCACGGCCGCCGAGCTCCTCGCTTTCCTCTCTTCTACCATCTGTCTAACAATTTTGCGTGCCTTGCGCCCAATGTATAACGACTGCATCTGGATGACGCTTCTTCGGAGCTGTGAGTAATACTCTCTCTGATTTTTGCAAGCCGCATTGGCTTTGTACCTTCGCTGAAGTGTCACAGTCGCCATCTTCAGTTCCATGAACGCTTCTCTCGCTTGTTTCCCACGCACCAAAGCTTGCATGCGAACACATGCGCTCCTGTACCTCAGATACGCCTTGCGAGCGACGCAACTTCTGTAGTATGATTGGATCAACCTAGCAGCGCGCATGCGCCGTGCGACCTTCCTCGCCACCCAAGCTCTGTACGCGGACTGGACGACAACACTCGCTTGCCTATTTCTTACAAACTCTCCTCTCTTGATCCTCCCCAACACGTTGGCCCTGCGTCTCTGCTGCATCAAGAGAGTAGCTTGCCTGAGGCTATCATAGCGTCGCTTACACATCCAGCCTCTGACAGCGCTTTGTATCGCAATAGCCGAATACTTCACGACAAGGAACCGAACGTGATCTTTCTGCAGCTGCTGTAATGCGCGGTACGTCCGCTGTACGAATATCACTGCGCATCTGAGGCGTCGGTAAGACCGCTGCGCTTGGCACCGTCGTACGTTTCGCTGAATAACGACAACAGAATCTCTGAGCGAGGTATACTGTCTTCTCGCTGTGGAACTTCTGTATGCGGCCTGGATGAGCACGGCGGCGCGGATCCTGCGGACGAAGCGTCGAGCGACCTGACCTCGATAATGACTCTGCATGACAATTGCCGCTAGCCTCAGTGTGCAGTAGTTCCTCGCCACCGCGCGGGCAAGAAGACACGATCGCCAGCGAGTCTGCAGCACTAGCACAGCTGTCCGAATTTGGTTGTACGACTGCCTTGCCTTGTATCCTCGGAAAGCAGTCTGGATGGCTGTAGCGGCGTTATGTTGCCGACTGAGCAGAGATCTTGTCAAGAAGCCCCTTATCGTGGCCTGTATGGCGATGACCGCGCACCGGGTATAGCAATACGCAAATCTTTGTGTTCTGCCTGCGATAATTGCCCGGTAGCGAGTCTGTAGCATACACGTAGCCTCTCTCAGTGCTATGAAGCGCGTCCTCTGGATTTTCATACGCATCCAAGCCTGGATCTTTACCACGCATGCGCGTGATTTCACAAAGCTCACCCTCGCGCGGTGCATCTTGTAGGAGGACTGTATCGCGCGCGCTGCACGGTGCCTCCTCGCGAGATCACGTGCTTGGGTACCCCGGATGTACGCCTGGATGGTAATCACAGCTGCTCTCGCGCGATGATACTCCGCACGTTCTCGCCTGCCATGGTTGAGAGCTCGGTATCTCTTTTGAAGGATGAGGGTAGCGGTCTTCATCTCCAAGAATCGTTTGCGAGCGAGCAATGCACGTACTGCAGACTGTATGACAATGCATGCCCCTCTCTGAATGTGGAACATCAGGTAGACCAACTTTCCTTCTTCTTTGGCTCGGAACCTCTTTTGAATCCCAATAGCTGCTTCTCGCAGCGCTTGGTATCGCTTTACGGCTAGGTTACGACGTACAAGAGCTTGCATGAGCACGATACTGGTTACACAGCGGCTGTATTCCTTCCTGGCGGTATACCCACGGTAACATGCCTGGATTCTCACGGCAGCTCGTAGACACTTCACCTCCTTCCGTGCAACCATACCGCGAAGAAATGCCTGGACTGTCAACACAGCTTTCCTGGTCACCATGTATCTCTCCGCTTCTCGCCGGCCCTTAACAAGGGCTCTGTATTGGCTCTGGAAAACATGGGTAGCGCGTCTTAAACTGTAGTATTGCCGTCTTTGGGTGAACCCTCGGTAAATCGCCTGGATACGTACTGCAGACGCGTTCATTACTCGGACCTCGTCCCGCACTTTTGCGCCTCTGTAGAATGCCTGTATGGTGATCACGGCTGCACGAATTTGCGCGTACTCCTCGCGCGCTGCTCTACCTGCCAAGTACGCCCGGTAACGCGGCTGTATCACGCGCGCGGCTTTCTTCAGCTTAGTATAATTTGCTCTCTGGATGTATCCTCGGAATAGTGCTTGAATGAGGACAGAAGCGTTAGCTTGATGGCGTAACTCTTTTCTCACCCGTTCTCCTCTGAACGTTGCTTGCATTGTTATCACTGCTTCCCGTGTGTTCCTGTACTCTTTAGTCGCTAGTCGTCCTAAGACAACAGCCCTGTATCGGCGCTGGATGGCCGTAGTGGCGTGCTTCATCTTCATGTAGTCCTTCTTTCTCATGTACCCGCGCACGGCAGTTTGTATTATAACAGCCGCGTGACGCTGCTGGGCGATCTCCTTCCTTGCAAGGTATCCCCGAATGGCTGCTTGGAGTGTTATGATGGCACCTCGAGTCAGGTGGTAGAGGCAGTGCACGAGTCTTCCGTGTAGAACTGCGGTGTATCTCTCCTCTATCGTATGCACTGCGCGCTGAAGTGCAAGGAAT from Nematostella vectensis chromosome 8, jaNemVect1.1, whole genome shotgun sequence encodes:
- the LOC5515359 gene encoding surfeit locus protein 2, which produces MAARISHVKKILAKHPNLEIVEENSERPKVRCKLTGHELPCQPAAIDTYIRGKKYQRLCGSEPKEVAIKDEWRKFLDVSVKRRNQYYCKLTKRYLNNLPHHIERHFAGKRFQKALEKYDSSDDLPGEPGVKDPSKTDTIVQDIWVPPDVESDHDEDYVPDLEGFEGSEDEKGVADDMEMESDGLETSESKKELKSDTKSVKKANKRKTMNESESTKTKKPKKAKDSEKRTPKKKNTTKLPKRKSPKRRTDKKC
- the LOC116619810 gene encoding abnormal spindle-like microcephaly-associated protein homolog, producing the protein MDESQVLSPDKENLAPFLSSLSDDFRSNAKTFSSPARSRRSQWFSPCNSPRRKPNTPDELPKLHLTHFAQTPRVGFGSVRIGNSKTEELVVWNPNSESQTLRIEKLPSEKGFSLDFAGFIQDEGGNNVLIVEPEEEVLLPITWEPKEGGRCRELFVFKWAETHRLLAIVYGTAIEVVKKTAKKKKPSVLTSSQSLNKSRARWSTTKAKQPFSVVVKESKPIPHPVTPLLPPGLVSIQKSLEFGNGSIPATPEEARQIDLNSEERRETYVVGTPRRETMPVAPKVISDCIPLKPAIDDDPVEDNADTPDVAEESKPLPSAEDGECVTQKVCVHLDPRSKHPDPSLNVNKDSEEGKTQAQTTDEIIAQLISDHKKKKNARSHSLGAQRNIPNAKEPKKEAKRPARRQSEVKPRAEATKAVLQPVAFSVQPQKREKPKALKRNSPKHSSARGSASGRKTHKVKVKVASKGVAPTRLKLVKPPRTSIPQHPMPYAAKNMYYDERWIDKQEEGFTRWLNFILTPPDDCDVQLQKDKKGDCGTMSLTGTQSIKSSQPLAPTKEDLSFRTYTARRRMQRLRRHACLLYQSEPLIPVIRKIESEVEHGRLAIRSDRKLHADLGIKQTVVNMILSYNTLWLRIGLETIFGEILPIQSNNDVAGIARFLSDRLLGNPSIARAFAHPTVPGLYRDGYITQLSKFTLKKFLLLVLFLDHAKLTRLIDHDPCLFNRDAEFKASRDLLLTFSRDYLKGEGDLTKHLSYLGFNVSHQQRAIDEFDYAVTNIATDLRDGLRLTRVVELLSHNWRLTSTLRVPAISRLQKIHNVEVVLKALKDHGVPVGEGEGSGITPRHIVDGHREKTLNLLWMIIVNFQVNILLSEEKLKEEISFLEQSLDLEHCLAACDVSRIMGLPRNKRDSLESGLYFKSARLGLLLKWCRLVCKSYGLKIDNFTVSFSDGRALCYLLHHYHPALLPLSAIRQETTLTRNPGVLDSSDSEEDEGILRDSWTESYSPGSGKNHELERLKANERENFKLLAEKVQTLGGVPLMTKFADMSNTIPDEKVVITYTSYLCARLLDLRDEKRAARRIQVAWRRHKLRKQLQRRQDLVKSAVLIQALTRGALHQRRYQALRKATLLLQSVYRGHLVRQRMRTRDLAAQRIQSHFRANRSMLKARAHYQRLRQSAIALQSIVRGNKARRQVREIRAARVIQASWRGYIVMSRVKAMKIAVVTCQSAIRGFLARKRLGKAKKAAAIIQQGYRASVKVRKARSDFLALRNATVKMQALHRGNQDRKFVKKTLAAITIQSFLRMKLCRDEYLRKRESAIRIQAEVRRYLTRGAFLDQKRAVLIMQTRYLALKNGRERRQELALLRASTIRIQACFRRYTARRKFLVQRAAVVRIQACFKGHIARGEFERLRSATVLLQSFFRGHLMVKKAIVEYQALRSAAVVIQSWYKAHICRKRFILLRKAAVTIQAAFRSHVLRKRFLALQRAVHTIEERYTAVLHGRLVHCLYHLTRGAIITLQAAIRGYLARKEIAQQRHAAVIIQTAVRGYMRKKDYMKMKHATTAIQRRYRAVVLGRLATKEYRNTREAVITMQATFRGERVRKELRHQANASVLIQALFRGYIQRANYTKLKKAARVIQPRYRAYLAGRAAREEYAQIRAAVITIQAFYRGAKVRDEVRVMNASAVRIQAIYRGFTQRRQYYSLRRATHVFQSQYRALVKGRREAERYMVTRKAVLTVQAFLRGMVARKEVKCLRAAVRIQACYRGYTARKEYSRCVTSIVLMQALVRRNLAVKRYQALREAAIGIQKRFRAKEEGKLVYLMFHIQRGACIVIQSAVRALLARKRFLEMKTATLILQKRYRALNHGRRERAEYHRARAAVITIQAYIRGTQARDLARRHRAARAIQSSYKMHRARVSFVKSRACVVKIQAWMRMKIQRTRFIALREATCMLQTRYRAIIAGRTQRFAYCYTRCAVIAIQATIRGFLTRSLLSRQHNAATAIQTAFRGYKARQSYNQIRTAVLVLQTRWRSCLLARAVARNYCTLRLAAIVMQSHYRGQVARRFVRRIRAAVLIQAAYRSSTARRQYTSLRDSVVVIQRNVRRCQAQRSYRRLRCAVIFVQRTYRALQQLQKDHVRFLVVKYSAIAIQSAVRGWMCKRRYDSLRQATLLMQQRRRANVLGRIKRGEFVRNRQASVVVQSAYRAWVARKVARRMRAARLIQSYYRSCVARKAYLRYRSACVRMQALVRGKQAREAFMELKMATVTLQRRYKANAACKNQREYYSQLRRSVIQMQSLYIGRKARKIVRQMVEERKARSSAAVKIQQVYRGYKLTQIHVLNFHFIRGAIITLQAAYRGYSARKHLQKLRAVIKIQAYLRGATARRNYETLRRAVITMQARARGNLAQRKYTLLKSSTSVIQTRFRAQLAMRKARENYTETRAAAITLQSTWRGHQQRLQYSEICKSAVVLQSHVRAYQARRRFVVMKQAAAVIQTRYHAYRDGASCRLKYNMLRRASVTIQSFYRGYLSRQHVRQIKAAVTLQKHARALLQGRKEHRDYITMKRAAVVLQSAYRGRCARLGARSHRAARIIQSLYRGFVARKRVERMREVRRQCLLRFSAAVFHHLSAIRVQRFYRRARALAVARKEIASVVAIQFWWRGALARHRYLRMRSAAIVLQQAARRSLDVKHRAATRIQALARAWLAKKAMTTMNSAALKIQALWRGYQVRRHVTSLKVKKARKRIEAANEAATESMKLCNRTRSALDYLLTCKNLSSIYKTLVNLEVVTRLSYVCCEQLLRENALRVIFTVIRNSNRSLPQMEIVKYALAILINVAKCPSTFRAVYEEPDSLSTLVELMTIFREKDVLFSKACCLITVLGRRDHSIVQDIINQPKICEKFRSISSLVERKYKREARRSVVKSKMTHGTPYKAVPPSTPCQNPPPSTPYKKAPLVTPYKHTPFKTPYKAKRQSDWAMWQEYVNKIQDPLHAVRSMMRTYHLDDQ